A stretch of Coccidioides posadasii str. Silveira chromosome 2, complete sequence DNA encodes these proteins:
- a CDS encoding uncharacterized protein (EggNog:ENOG410Q5KM~BUSCO:17015at33183) codes for MRRVGSFVQGLRRMSGSPLPSRERLPSPVRRRASNANLLGAPVNRDDSAGSRGSRRRTSQLLGEIFSAAELEAPGLLDSPRDDLPYDRLKLEGLVNYHVGQLERLKREIQGHNETIGQLACTLRSMRHKDHLVHAAGCLNARIQGVKNTRNRLAKFVMFHLQEMERIEEFGRPLGFRPGRFRELPTFGGWNRLFADDYH; via the exons TCCTTCGTTCAGGGACTCCGCAGAATGTCAGGGTCCCCTCTGCCATCGAGAGAGAGGTTGCCGTCCCCAGTCCGTCGACGCGCCTCGAATGCCAACCTTTTGGGTGCCCCGGTCAACAGAGACGATTCAGCAGGCTCAAGAGGTTCAAGACGCAGAACCAGTCAGCTCCTTGGGGAAATATTCTCTGCCGCGGAGCTCGAAGCTCCAGGTCTCCTTGACTCGCCCCGCGACGATTTGCCATATGATCGTTTAAAGCTTGAAGGTCTTGTTAACTACCACGTCGGCCAGCTTGAACGGCTTAAGCGAGAAATCCAGGGTCATAACGAGACCATTGGGCAACTGGCATGCACCCTCCGCAGTATGCGCCACAAAGACCACCTCGTCCACGCTGCTGGATGCTTGAACGCCCGCATTCAGGGGGTGAAAAACACGAGAAACCGCCTCGCAAAGTTCGTCATGTTCCATTTGCAAGAGATGGAGCGAATTGAGGAATTCGGGCGGCCTTTGGGGTTCAGACCCGGGAG ATTTAGGGAGCTCCCCACATTTGGAGGGTGGAATCGTTTGTTTGCAGACGATTACCACTAA